In Anaerobacillus isosaccharinicus, one genomic interval encodes:
- a CDS encoding 2-oxoglutarate dehydrogenase E1 component, with amino-acid sequence MGRLKNSNEDPWQSFSGPNLAYLMDIYEVYLEDANQVDEELRDLFDKWGPPLNSNIEEITPATTTNNFDLMKVVSATKLADHIRNFGHLYANLNPITNSEKQDLNLADFQLTRSDLEGLPANIICSVAPMKLKNAYDAFLYLKECYTKTIGFDFSHVHKDDQNQWLTQQIEKGAMHPNFPAERKLDLLKRLTDVEEFENFLQRTFVGQKRFSVEGLDALIPMLQEVIKQSVGDGVKNVMIGMAHRGRLSVLAHVLNKPFEKIFAEFQQAPNKELVPSEGSTGINFGWTGDVKYHLGADLEIEKKAKVTLANNPSHLEFVAPIVQGFTRAVQDNRSTKGYPLQDTNSAYSIIIHGDAAFPGQGIVAETLNLSRLNGYSIGGSIHIIANNNIGFTTNSSDSRSTLYASDLAKGFEVPIIHVNADDPEACLSAILFAFEYRKQFKQDFIIDLIGYRRYGHNEMDEPATTQPKMYDFIRQHPTVKTLYKNLLIKDGLLKEDTNDFEQDVKQKLQASYEMVKELGNEKVANVIRNGNVIHPFDDIETKVSKKLLIDINEQLLKWPDEFSVFPKLANILTRRKTALASEDSEGKVDWGQAETLAFATILNEGTPIRLTGQDSERGTFAQRHVVLNDYKTGAKFSPLHQISTSNASFAVHNSPLSEMAVVGYDYGYNVISQETLVLWEAQYGDFANGAQVLFDQFIAAGRAKWGQKSGLVLLLPHGFEGQGPEHSSARLERFLQLSAENNWTVANLTSSAQYFHLLRRQAALLGEEFARPLVLMTPKSLLRHRLTASTGLELAEGKFQSIIEDKVSSNDEEVTRLVLCSGKIAIDLQEALMEQTTDIDWLHIIRVEELYPFPKERINEVMLRYPSLKEIVWVQEEPQNMGAWSYMNLKIRNVAPENVKIRYIGRPYRSSPAEGDPTAHKLEQKRIIAETLKGGQRG; translated from the coding sequence ATGGGAAGATTAAAAAATAGCAACGAAGATCCTTGGCAAAGCTTTTCTGGTCCGAATTTAGCCTATCTTATGGATATTTACGAGGTTTATCTGGAGGATGCTAATCAAGTAGATGAAGAACTGAGAGATTTATTTGATAAGTGGGGTCCACCTTTAAATAGTAATATCGAAGAAATAACACCGGCTACAACTACGAATAATTTCGATTTAATGAAGGTAGTTTCCGCTACTAAATTAGCTGATCACATTCGAAATTTTGGGCATTTATATGCTAATTTAAACCCGATTACTAACTCGGAAAAGCAGGATTTAAACTTAGCAGATTTTCAACTGACTAGATCAGATCTAGAAGGATTACCTGCTAACATTATTTGTTCTGTAGCTCCAATGAAGTTAAAAAATGCTTACGATGCTTTTTTATATCTAAAAGAGTGTTATACAAAGACGATAGGCTTTGATTTTAGTCACGTTCATAAAGACGATCAAAATCAATGGTTAACTCAACAAATTGAAAAGGGTGCAATGCATCCAAATTTTCCAGCAGAACGGAAATTGGACCTTCTTAAAAGGTTAACTGATGTAGAAGAATTTGAAAATTTTCTGCAACGAACATTTGTTGGTCAAAAACGGTTTTCTGTTGAAGGGCTAGATGCACTAATTCCAATGTTACAAGAAGTCATTAAACAGTCAGTTGGAGATGGTGTAAAAAATGTAATGATTGGTATGGCTCACCGTGGTAGATTAAGTGTTTTAGCACATGTGTTAAACAAGCCATTTGAAAAAATCTTTGCAGAATTCCAACAAGCACCAAATAAAGAATTGGTTCCTTCAGAGGGATCTACCGGTATTAACTTTGGTTGGACTGGAGATGTAAAGTATCATCTTGGTGCAGACTTAGAAATAGAGAAAAAAGCAAAGGTGACGTTAGCAAATAACCCAAGCCACCTTGAATTTGTTGCGCCTATAGTTCAGGGATTTACTAGAGCAGTGCAAGATAATCGTTCAACAAAAGGGTATCCTTTACAAGATACAAACAGTGCGTATTCGATCATTATTCACGGTGATGCAGCGTTTCCAGGTCAAGGGATTGTTGCGGAAACCTTAAATTTAAGCCGCTTAAATGGATACTCAATTGGCGGTAGCATTCATATAATTGCAAATAATAACATTGGCTTTACAACAAATAGTAGTGATTCAAGATCTACATTGTATGCTAGTGACTTAGCCAAAGGGTTTGAAGTGCCGATTATTCATGTAAATGCAGATGATCCAGAGGCTTGTCTATCTGCTATATTGTTTGCATTTGAATATCGTAAACAGTTTAAACAAGATTTTATTATTGATTTAATTGGTTACCGCCGTTACGGTCATAATGAAATGGATGAACCGGCTACTACACAGCCAAAAATGTATGATTTTATTCGTCAACACCCAACGGTAAAGACGCTATATAAAAATTTGTTAATTAAAGATGGATTACTAAAAGAAGACACGAATGACTTTGAACAAGATGTGAAACAAAAGCTACAGGCAAGTTATGAAATGGTTAAGGAACTCGGAAATGAAAAGGTTGCTAATGTTATTCGAAATGGAAATGTTATTCATCCATTTGACGACATTGAAACTAAGGTGTCAAAAAAACTCCTTATTGACATTAATGAACAACTATTGAAATGGCCTGATGAGTTTTCTGTATTTCCGAAATTAGCTAATATTTTAACAAGACGTAAAACTGCTTTAGCTAGTGAGGATAGTGAAGGTAAAGTCGACTGGGGTCAAGCAGAAACGCTTGCTTTTGCGACCATCTTAAACGAGGGAACCCCAATAAGGTTAACTGGTCAAGATTCAGAGCGGGGGACGTTTGCACAAAGACATGTGGTGTTAAATGATTATAAAACTGGAGCTAAATTCTCACCACTTCATCAAATCAGCACAAGTAATGCTTCTTTTGCTGTTCATAATAGTCCATTATCAGAAATGGCTGTAGTGGGATATGATTATGGTTATAACGTTATTTCACAAGAAACATTAGTGCTATGGGAAGCGCAATATGGTGATTTTGCCAATGGAGCGCAAGTATTGTTTGATCAGTTCATTGCAGCAGGCAGAGCTAAGTGGGGCCAAAAATCTGGTTTAGTATTATTATTACCACATGGTTTTGAAGGGCAAGGGCCTGAACATTCTAGTGCCCGTTTAGAAAGGTTTTTACAGTTATCAGCTGAAAACAACTGGACTGTTGCCAATTTAACGAGTTCGGCTCAATATTTCCATCTTCTTAGAAGGCAAGCGGCACTGTTAGGAGAGGAATTTGCACGTCCTCTTGTATTGATGACGCCAAAAAGTTTACTGCGTCATAGATTGACTGCTTCAACTGGACTTGAACTTGCTGAAGGTAAGTTTCAATCAATCATTGAGGATAAAGTTTCTTCTAATGATGAGGAAGTGACACGTCTAGTTTTATGTTCTGGTAAAATTGCTATTGATTTACAAGAGGCATTAATGGAGCAAACAACTGACATTGATTGGCTTCATATTATAAGGGTAGAAGAATTATATCCGTTCCCTAAAGAAAGAATTAACGAGGTTATGTTACGTTACCCATCTTTAAAGGAAATTGTTTGGGTACAAGAAGAACCGCAAAACATGGGAGCATGGTCTTATATGAATTTAAAAATTCGTAATGTAGCACCTGAAAATGTAAAAATTCGTTATATCGGTCGACCGTACCGTTCGAGTCCTGCTGAAGGAGATCCTACAGCCCATAAATTAGAACAAAAAAGAATTATTGCTGAAACGTTAAAGGGAGGGCAAAGAGGATGA
- a CDS encoding ferritin-like domain-containing protein, with protein sequence MYYRNFQQPSTHDISKVLKLVVEVVRFESITELTFDYLKVIAPTKEDERFLQIMLDDEREHFEVLKKIYFTLTGQYPSGDPPTFEVPASYLQGINDLFVQKLEIIAIYKRIRKSSPFAAIREKIAELIEDELRHLPMLNHILINSYVEERVYDFRELPSQFPTTFS encoded by the coding sequence ATGTATTATAGAAACTTTCAACAGCCGTCTACTCACGACATTTCCAAAGTGCTAAAATTAGTCGTTGAAGTAGTAAGATTTGAGTCGATTACCGAACTGACCTTTGATTACTTGAAGGTAATTGCTCCTACGAAAGAAGATGAAAGGTTTTTACAGATAATGTTGGATGATGAACGGGAGCATTTTGAAGTGTTAAAAAAGATTTATTTTACGCTAACAGGGCAATATCCATCAGGAGATCCGCCCACATTTGAAGTTCCTGCTTCGTATTTACAAGGTATCAATGATTTATTTGTACAAAAGTTAGAAATTATCGCTATTTATAAAAGAATAAGAAAGTCGTCCCCTTTTGCAGCTATACGGGAAAAGATAGCTGAATTAATTGAGGACGAACTAAGACATCTTCCTATGTTAAATCACATCTTAATTAATAGTTATGTAGAAGAAAGAGTTTATGACTTTCGGGAACTACCTTCCCAATTTCCAACAACCTTTTCGTAA
- the odhB gene encoding 2-oxoglutarate dehydrogenase complex dihydrolipoyllysine-residue succinyltransferase — protein sequence MIEIIVPQLAESVTEGTIAAWLKQPGDKINPGDYIVELETDKVNVEINADTGGVLKEILKQPGDTVQVGEVIAYIAIGEESVVTPEPKVVEEVKEVKQTIEPEPTVTEASQERTLAFPSARKLAREKGINLNEVATNDPLGRVRKQDVASYQKNSTPPSPPAPAPKQDEEAKTVHVNPAKPTERIRMSRRRQTIAKRLVEAQQTAAMLTTYNEVDMSALLDLRKRRKDQFFEQNGVKLGFMSFFTKAVIIALKKFPLLNAEIQGDEILLKKFYDIGIAVSTDEGLVVPVLREADRLGFSEIEGEIGHLAKKARDNKLKIEDLTGGTFTITNGGVFGSLWSTPILNSPQVGILGMHKIQMRPVAIDDDNFENRPMMYLALSYDHRIVDGKEAVGFLVKVKELLEDPESLFLG from the coding sequence ATGATTGAAATTATCGTTCCACAACTTGCAGAGTCAGTTACTGAAGGAACCATTGCAGCTTGGTTAAAGCAACCTGGAGATAAGATTAACCCAGGTGATTATATTGTTGAGCTAGAAACGGATAAGGTTAATGTTGAAATTAATGCTGATACAGGTGGGGTATTAAAGGAAATTCTAAAACAGCCAGGTGATACAGTTCAGGTTGGGGAAGTTATTGCTTACATCGCTATTGGTGAAGAAAGTGTTGTGACACCTGAGCCAAAAGTGGTAGAAGAAGTTAAAGAAGTAAAACAAACAATCGAACCCGAGCCGACAGTAACTGAAGCTAGCCAGGAGAGAACTCTTGCGTTTCCTTCAGCAAGAAAGCTTGCTAGAGAAAAAGGCATTAATTTAAACGAAGTGGCAACGAATGATCCTCTTGGTAGGGTAAGAAAACAAGATGTGGCATCTTATCAAAAAAATAGTACGCCTCCGTCTCCGCCAGCACCAGCACCAAAACAGGATGAGGAAGCGAAAACGGTTCACGTTAATCCGGCGAAACCGACTGAGAGAATTAGAATGTCACGTCGACGTCAAACGATTGCCAAACGTCTGGTTGAAGCACAACAAACAGCAGCGATGCTTACAACATACAATGAAGTCGATATGTCAGCATTACTGGATCTTCGTAAACGCCGAAAAGACCAATTTTTCGAGCAAAATGGTGTAAAGTTAGGCTTTATGTCATTTTTCACAAAGGCAGTTATCATTGCATTGAAAAAATTCCCATTGTTAAATGCGGAAATTCAAGGTGATGAAATTTTGCTTAAGAAATTCTACGACATCGGTATTGCTGTATCAACAGACGAAGGATTAGTTGTACCAGTTTTAAGAGAAGCTGACCGTTTAGGTTTTTCTGAAATCGAAGGGGAAATTGGTCATTTAGCTAAAAAAGCTAGAGACAATAAGCTTAAGATTGAGGACTTAACTGGTGGTACATTTACGATTACAAACGGTGGAGTATTCGGGTCACTATGGTCTACACCAATCTTAAATAGCCCCCAAGTCGGTATTTTAGGAATGCATAAAATTCAAATGCGTCCAGTTGCCATTGATGATGATAACTTTGAGAACAGACCAATGATGTATCTAGCCCTTTCTTATGACCATCGTATTGTTGATGGAAAAGAAGCGGTAGGTTTCTTAGTAAAAGTAAAAGAATTATTAGAAGATCCAGAATCGCTGTTTCTAGGATAA
- a CDS encoding RNA polymerase sigma factor — protein MTNSYDKEIIQQLYDDYLEEVYQYCLYFTNNQSEAEDLTQDTFIKVMKNLHSFQGKSSAKTWILSIARHTTIDHFRKRKVSDFLPELFSRFSATPYGIPEAQLDHLEEWEQLQWALLKLKPDFRNVVILRGLKELSIKETAEVLNWKETKVKVDYHRALKQLQNYISKNKEGGFIIHEDAK, from the coding sequence GTGACGAACAGTTATGACAAAGAAATAATTCAGCAATTATACGATGATTACTTAGAAGAGGTCTACCAGTATTGTTTGTATTTTACGAACAACCAATCAGAAGCTGAAGACTTAACTCAGGATACATTTATAAAGGTTATGAAGAACCTACATTCTTTTCAAGGCAAATCTTCAGCAAAAACATGGATTTTATCCATTGCTCGTCATACAACCATTGACCATTTCAGGAAAAGGAAAGTTTCAGACTTTCTTCCTGAATTGTTTTCAAGATTTTCTGCCACACCATATGGCATACCAGAAGCCCAACTTGATCATTTAGAAGAATGGGAACAGCTACAATGGGCTTTGCTTAAATTAAAACCTGATTTTCGTAATGTTGTCATTTTACGCGGCTTAAAAGAGCTAAGTATCAAGGAAACAGCTGAGGTTTTAAACTGGAAAGAAACGAAAGTAAAAGTCGACTACCACCGAGCCTTAAAACAACTGCAAAATTACATTTCTAAAAATAAGGAAGGAGGCTTTATCATTCATGAAGATGCCAAATGA
- a CDS encoding lysophospholipid acyltransferase family protein codes for MVRTIIWFAYFWYRLFITYPALLKAKKLHKGGKIKEMEQLIFKTAQDWARSLVKLTGSTIEIKGRENLPVTGPFVIVSNHQGNFDIPILLGFLERPIGFISKVEVKKLPIIRDWMVYMNCVFLDRQDRRQAIKAINQGAENIKKGTSIVIFPEGTRSKKLEMNTFKSGSFKLAQKAEATIVPIAINGSFKIMEQSGNRIKPAKVTVTILPVIKPEDYKEKDLKIVSAEVQQIIFEELQK; via the coding sequence ATGGTTCGAACAATTATTTGGTTTGCTTATTTTTGGTATCGTTTGTTTATAACATATCCAGCTTTACTCAAGGCGAAGAAGTTACATAAAGGTGGAAAAATTAAGGAGATGGAACAACTGATCTTTAAGACTGCTCAGGACTGGGCGCGGAGTCTTGTTAAATTGACAGGTTCTACCATTGAAATAAAAGGGCGGGAAAACTTACCTGTTACAGGTCCTTTTGTAATCGTCAGTAATCACCAAGGTAATTTTGATATCCCAATTTTACTTGGCTTCTTAGAGCGGCCGATTGGATTTATTTCTAAAGTTGAAGTAAAAAAGCTACCAATTATTAGAGATTGGATGGTTTATATGAATTGTGTATTTCTTGATCGCCAAGATCGTCGTCAAGCGATAAAAGCGATTAATCAAGGGGCAGAAAACATTAAAAAGGGCACTTCCATCGTTATTTTTCCAGAGGGAACTAGGAGTAAGAAACTGGAAATGAACACCTTTAAATCAGGGAGTTTTAAATTAGCGCAGAAAGCTGAGGCTACAATCGTTCCTATTGCAATTAATGGCTCATTTAAAATTATGGAGCAAAGTGGTAATCGGATCAAACCAGCGAAAGTTACAGTGACGATATTACCTGTGATAAAGCCAGAGGATTATAAAGAAAAAGATTTAAAAATTGTTTCAGCTGAAGTACAACAAATAATTTTCGAAGAATTGCAAAAATAA
- a CDS encoding FbpB family small basic protein, which translates to MRRINNKSFEELVEENKKQLLSDPDALKKIEKDLDNKQVDYSKKN; encoded by the coding sequence ATGCGGAGAATAAACAATAAATCATTTGAGGAGCTTGTCGAAGAAAACAAAAAGCAATTACTTAGTGACCCCGATGCTCTTAAGAAAATTGAAAAAGATTTAGATAATAAGCAAGTTGATTACTCAAAGAAAAATTAA
- a CDS encoding SCP2 sterol-binding domain-containing protein, with product MTVKETLVQLAEKMNNHPDGIKGVNTVYQFDLSGDEEGVYQVVLRDDQVQLYDEVKEDPNCSLQLSDKSLLKLIAGNLNPTVAYMSGKLKIKGELGLALKLQSILKKYE from the coding sequence GTGACAGTTAAAGAAACTTTAGTTCAACTCGCAGAAAAAATGAACAATCATCCTGATGGAATTAAAGGGGTCAATACAGTATATCAATTTGACTTAAGTGGTGATGAAGAGGGTGTCTACCAAGTTGTCCTTCGAGACGATCAAGTACAACTTTATGATGAAGTAAAAGAAGACCCGAATTGTTCGTTACAATTATCAGATAAAAGCTTATTGAAATTAATTGCTGGAAACTTAAATCCTACCGTAGCCTATATGAGTGGAAAGCTAAAAATTAAAGGTGAATTAGGATTAGCCCTTAAGTTACAATCAATTTTAAAGAAATATGAATAA
- the adhE gene encoding bifunctional acetaldehyde-CoA/alcohol dehydrogenase produces the protein MAVVEKEVKKQDDVSKMINKLVEEGQVALKEFLTFDQEAVDHIVKEMALAGLDQHMPLAKLAIEETKRGVYEDKIIKNMFATEYVYHNIKYDKTVGIIDDNEHEGLVQIAEPVGVVAGVTPVTNPTSTTMFKAIIAMKTRNPIIFAFHPSAQKCSSEAARIVRDAAIKAGAPKNCIQWIEAPSIDATQQLMNHPGVALVLATGGAGMVKSAYSTGKPALGVGPGNVPCYIEKTANVKRSVNDLILSKTFDNGMICASEQAAIVDKEIYEEVKSELKDNGCHFLTDAEKAKVEKLVINEQTCAVNPDIVGKPPVEIAKMAGVKVPEHTKILIAELTGVGPEFPLSREKLSPVLAFYKVNSTEEGLTRAEQMLEFGGLGHSAVIHSNDDAVIAQFGNRMKAGRLIVNAPSSQGAIGDIYNAFMPSLTLGCGSYGRNSVSSNVSAVHLLNIKRLARRNTNMQWFKVPPKIYFEKHSTQYLAKMPNISKAIIVTDPGMVKLGYVDKVLYYLRKRADYVHCEIFSDVEPDPSIETVMKGAEMMHNFQPDVVIALGGGSAMDAAKGMWLFYEHPETDFNGLKQKFLDIRKRVFKYPNLGGKAQFVAIPTTSGTGSEVTSFSVITDKENNVKYPLADYELTPDVAIIDPQFVMTVPKHVTADTGMDVLTHAIEAYVSIMANDYTDGLAMKAIQLVFKHLPTAYRNGSDEVAREKMHNASTIAGMAFANAFLGINHSLAHKLGAEFHIPHGRANTILMPHVIRYNATKPKKFTAFPKYESFIADERYAEIARMLGLPASTTEEGVESLIQAIVKLAKELDIPMSIESCGVIKKDFEAKVEQLSERAFEDQCTTANPKLPLVTELAEIYRKAFKGV, from the coding sequence ATGGCAGTAGTAGAGAAAGAAGTAAAAAAACAAGATGATGTTTCCAAAATGATTAACAAGTTAGTAGAAGAAGGGCAAGTGGCACTAAAAGAATTTTTAACTTTTGATCAAGAAGCTGTTGATCATATCGTTAAAGAAATGGCTTTAGCAGGTCTTGATCAACATATGCCATTAGCTAAACTAGCGATCGAAGAAACTAAACGTGGTGTTTATGAAGATAAAATTATTAAAAATATGTTTGCGACAGAATATGTTTACCATAACATTAAGTACGATAAAACAGTTGGTATTATTGACGATAATGAACATGAAGGTTTAGTTCAAATTGCTGAACCGGTGGGTGTAGTAGCTGGGGTAACACCTGTAACAAATCCAACTTCAACAACCATGTTTAAAGCAATCATTGCCATGAAAACAAGAAATCCAATCATCTTTGCTTTCCATCCATCTGCACAAAAATGTAGCAGTGAGGCAGCTCGCATTGTAAGAGATGCAGCAATTAAAGCTGGCGCTCCAAAAAATTGTATTCAGTGGATAGAGGCACCGTCAATCGATGCAACACAACAATTAATGAATCATCCAGGAGTAGCTCTTGTTCTTGCAACAGGTGGGGCGGGAATGGTGAAATCTGCATATAGTACTGGAAAACCTGCGTTAGGTGTAGGTCCAGGGAACGTACCTTGTTACATTGAAAAAACAGCTAACGTAAAACGTTCAGTTAACGATCTAATTCTATCGAAAACATTTGATAATGGAATGATTTGTGCCTCAGAACAAGCGGCAATCGTAGATAAAGAGATTTATGAAGAAGTAAAGTCGGAATTAAAGGATAACGGTTGTCACTTCTTAACTGATGCAGAAAAAGCGAAGGTTGAAAAGTTAGTGATTAATGAGCAAACATGTGCAGTAAATCCTGATATTGTTGGAAAGCCACCCGTTGAGATTGCTAAAATGGCTGGAGTAAAAGTACCTGAACATACAAAGATTTTAATTGCCGAATTAACAGGCGTCGGACCAGAATTTCCGCTATCAAGAGAGAAGTTAAGCCCAGTTCTAGCATTCTACAAAGTTAATTCTACTGAAGAAGGCTTAACTCGTGCAGAACAAATGCTAGAGTTTGGTGGCCTAGGTCACTCTGCAGTCATCCACTCGAATGATGATGCGGTCATTGCTCAATTCGGAAATCGTATGAAGGCTGGTCGTTTAATTGTTAACGCGCCATCAAGCCAAGGGGCGATCGGAGATATCTATAATGCATTCATGCCATCTTTAACTCTAGGTTGTGGTTCTTACGGACGTAACTCAGTTTCTTCAAACGTAAGTGCTGTTCATTTACTAAATATAAAACGTCTAGCGAGAAGGAATACAAATATGCAATGGTTTAAGGTTCCACCAAAAATCTATTTTGAAAAGCATTCAACACAATATTTAGCAAAAATGCCTAACATTTCAAAGGCAATTATCGTTACTGATCCAGGTATGGTGAAGCTTGGGTATGTAGATAAAGTTCTCTACTACTTAAGAAAACGTGCTGACTACGTTCATTGTGAAATTTTCTCTGATGTTGAGCCAGATCCATCTATTGAAACAGTCATGAAAGGTGCAGAAATGATGCACAACTTCCAACCAGATGTAGTTATTGCCCTTGGTGGTGGATCTGCAATGGATGCTGCAAAAGGTATGTGGTTATTTTATGAGCATCCAGAAACTGACTTTAATGGATTAAAGCAAAAGTTTTTAGACATTCGTAAGCGTGTTTTCAAATATCCAAACCTTGGTGGGAAAGCCCAGTTTGTTGCAATTCCTACGACATCAGGAACAGGTTCTGAAGTAACTTCATTCTCAGTTATTACTGACAAAGAGAACAACGTCAAGTATCCATTAGCGGACTATGAATTAACTCCAGATGTAGCAATTATCGACCCACAGTTTGTTATGACTGTACCGAAGCATGTAACTGCTGATACTGGTATGGACGTATTAACACATGCAATTGAAGCGTATGTATCAATCATGGCTAATGATTATACGGATGGTTTAGCAATGAAAGCAATCCAATTAGTGTTCAAGCATTTACCAACAGCATACCGTAACGGCAGTGATGAAGTAGCTCGTGAGAAGATGCATAATGCTTCAACTATCGCTGGGATGGCATTCGCTAATGCCTTCTTAGGAATTAACCATAGTTTAGCACACAAACTAGGTGCGGAATTCCATATTCCTCACGGGCGTGCCAATACTATCTTAATGCCGCATGTTATTCGTTACAATGCGACTAAACCAAAGAAATTCACTGCATTCCCTAAGTATGAATCTTTCATCGCCGACGAGCGTTATGCAGAGATTGCAAGAATGCTAGGATTACCTGCTAGTACTACTGAAGAAGGCGTTGAAAGCTTAATTCAGGCGATCGTAAAGCTAGCTAAAGAGTTAGACATTCCAATGAGTATTGAGTCTTGCGGAGTAATCAAAAAAGATTTTGAGGCAAAAGTTGAACAACTTTCTGAACGTGCCTTTGAAGACCAATGTACAACTGCAAATCCAAAGCTTCCTTTGGTTACAGAGTTAGCAGAAATTTACCGCAAAGCATTCAAAGGAGTTTAA
- a CDS encoding MBL fold metallo-hydrolase, whose product MISKAMKIEKIVVPTPFLVGPVNVYIIKGDSLTLVDTGPNSDQAKEVLKESLKKLGYLPEDIEQVIVTHHHPDHVGLVEDLFSHAKLIGHNNCDPWLRKDRSFIAFIENYFYSFFQQHAVPKGLIEKMVKVNRYFLGFTGRRGLDVVVKEGDVIDGLPGWKVIETPGHAQSHISLYYEAERLLIGGDHIISHISSNAIIEPPYDGEEKRPLTLLQYRQALKKCLDLNPRKVYSGHGEAIEDLKGLLDIRFKEHEDKANRLKSIIPEEGITSFELCKLYFPHIYLKEPMLTMSEIIGHLDLLEERGSVKTIVKNGIIFYEK is encoded by the coding sequence ATGATATCTAAAGCAATGAAGATCGAAAAAATTGTCGTACCAACACCATTTTTAGTTGGACCAGTTAATGTTTATATAATTAAAGGTGATTCATTAACACTTGTAGATACTGGCCCAAATAGTGATCAGGCAAAGGAAGTTTTAAAGGAATCGCTAAAAAAACTTGGATACTTACCTGAAGATATTGAGCAGGTAATTGTCACTCATCATCATCCAGATCATGTAGGCTTAGTTGAAGATTTGTTTTCACATGCCAAACTTATCGGTCATAATAATTGTGATCCATGGTTAAGAAAGGATCGATCATTTATAGCTTTTATTGAGAATTATTTTTATAGTTTTTTTCAGCAGCATGCTGTACCCAAAGGGTTAATTGAAAAAATGGTAAAAGTAAACCGATATTTCTTAGGATTTACTGGTAGAAGAGGACTAGATGTTGTTGTGAAGGAAGGTGATGTCATCGATGGGTTACCTGGATGGAAAGTCATCGAAACACCTGGTCATGCTCAAAGTCATATATCACTATACTATGAAGCTGAGCGGCTATTAATTGGTGGTGATCATATCATCTCCCATATCTCATCAAATGCTATCATAGAACCACCGTATGATGGTGAGGAAAAACGACCTCTTACATTGTTGCAGTATCGCCAGGCATTGAAAAAGTGTTTAGACCTAAATCCTCGAAAGGTTTATTCAGGACATGGTGAAGCGATAGAAGATTTAAAGGGATTGTTAGATATTCGCTTTAAGGAACATGAAGATAAGGCAAATCGGTTAAAGAGTATTATCCCTGAAGAAGGAATAACAAGTTTTGAATTATGCAAACTATACTTCCCTCATATCTATCTAAAAGAACCGATGTTGACAATGTCTGAAATTATTGGACATTTAGATTTATTAGAGGAAAGAGGTTCTGTTAAGACAATTGTAAAAAACGGAATTATTTTTTACGAGAAATAA
- a CDS encoding small, acid-soluble spore protein L has translation MARKPRPTKGNKDVSIPGEPSVNPMGVSPDHEFSTEPLSKGALAAKKTNTK, from the coding sequence ATGGCAAGAAAACCAAGACCTACAAAGGGTAACAAAGACGTGTCCATTCCTGGTGAACCAAGTGTAAATCCGATGGGGGTTTCACCTGATCATGAGTTCTCCACTGAACCATTAAGTAAAGGCGCACTCGCTGCCAAAAAGACAAATACAAAATAA